The following are from one region of the Eubacterium sp. MSJ-33 genome:
- a CDS encoding peptidoglycan-binding protein — MDQYSSDTGNLNVIVTDTDSYSPLSSATIEISNTGDPNRILESTTTNQNGQTGNIELSAPPREYSLEPTDNQPYAEYNVKISAPGYQEEIVSGVQIFSGENGLQFIVLQPSKQTPDYVYNPIVIGGHTLWEYYPPKIAESEIKPLSESGEIVLSRVVVPETIVVHDGVPSDSTATDYYVPYIDYIKNVACCEIYSTWPESTIEANILAIMSFTLNRVYTEWYRNKGYNFTITSSTAYDHKWIYGKTIYENISRIADRLYNRYLARPNIKQPILTQYCDGKRVSCPNWMTQWGSKALGDDGFSAIDIIHYYYGTDMYINEAEIVSGIPSSYPGYDLTIGSSGEPVITIQEQLNRIAQNYPAIPTVTVDGIFGSATAESVRAFQSIFNLPVSGIVDFPTWYKISQIYVGVSKIGENIR, encoded by the coding sequence ATGGATCAATATTCAAGTGATACGGGTAATCTTAATGTCATAGTCACGGACACAGACAGTTACTCCCCCCTTTCATCTGCCACCATCGAGATTTCAAACACCGGGGATCCAAACCGGATTCTGGAATCCACCACCACGAACCAGAACGGACAGACCGGAAATATCGAGCTTTCTGCACCACCGCGTGAATACAGCTTGGAGCCAACTGACAACCAGCCCTATGCCGAATACAACGTAAAAATCTCTGCCCCGGGCTATCAAGAGGAAATTGTCTCCGGAGTCCAGATTTTCTCCGGTGAAAACGGATTGCAATTCATCGTGTTACAGCCATCTAAGCAGACACCCGATTATGTCTATAACCCAATCGTCATCGGTGGGCATACACTCTGGGAATATTATCCGCCAAAGATTGCAGAATCAGAAATCAAACCATTATCTGAAAGCGGAGAAATTGTTCTCTCTCGTGTTGTCGTCCCGGAGACAATTGTTGTGCACGATGGCGTCCCCAGTGATTCTACCGCTACCGATTATTATGTTCCATACATTGACTATATCAAAAACGTTGCATGCTGTGAGATTTATTCTACCTGGCCGGAAAGCACAATCGAGGCAAATATTCTGGCAATCATGTCCTTTACTTTAAACCGCGTATACACTGAATGGTACCGGAACAAAGGGTACAACTTTACAATCACCTCCTCCACCGCGTACGACCACAAATGGATCTATGGCAAAACTATCTACGAAAATATCTCACGCATTGCTGACCGGCTTTACAACCGCTATCTTGCCCGTCCAAATATCAAGCAGCCGATTCTCACACAATATTGCGACGGAAAACGCGTGTCATGTCCAAACTGGATGACACAATGGGGATCCAAAGCACTCGGGGATGATGGTTTTTCCGCAATTGATATCATCCACTATTATTATGGAACAGATATGTATATCAATGAAGCCGAGATTGTCTCCGGAATTCCATCCTCCTATCCGGGCTATGATCTGACAATCGGAAGTTCCGGTGAACCGGTCATCACAATTCAGGAACAATTAAACCGCATCGCGCAGAATTACCCTGCGATCCCGACTGTCACGGTTGATGGCATCTTCGGTTCCGCAACCGCAGAATCCGTGCGCGCCTTTCAATCAATCTTTAACCTGCCGGTAAGTGGAATTGTTGATTTTCCAACCTGGTATAAGATCTCCCAGATCTATGTAGGAGTCTCTAAAATCGGAGAAAACATACGATGA
- a CDS encoding UDP-N-acetylglucosamine pyrophosphorylase — MKSVNAVTIKELYDLTHTEAKSLMESYIYPWEVLPHIGEFIVKLGESLPKDEYTEVAEHVWVHKTAKVFASAYLAGPTIIGAETEVRQCAFVRGNALVGKGCVIGNSTELKNVIIFDNVQVPHYNYVGDSILGFKSHMGAGSITSNVKSDKTLVHVKGIDPETGETFDLETGLKKLGAMLGNHVEVGCNSVLNPGTVIGSNSNVYPLSPVRGFVPAESIYKTGGVIVKKHA, encoded by the coding sequence ATGAAAAGTGTAAATGCAGTGACAATCAAGGAATTATACGATCTTACCCATACGGAGGCAAAATCTTTGATGGAAAGTTACATCTATCCGTGGGAGGTGCTTCCGCATATCGGAGAATTTATCGTAAAGCTTGGCGAATCCCTTCCGAAAGATGAGTATACAGAGGTAGCGGAACATGTGTGGGTACATAAGACAGCAAAGGTATTTGCATCCGCCTATCTGGCAGGACCGACAATCATAGGCGCAGAGACAGAAGTGCGTCAGTGTGCGTTTGTTCGAGGAAATGCGCTGGTTGGAAAAGGATGTGTGATCGGTAATTCCACAGAGTTAAAGAATGTGATCATCTTCGATAATGTGCAGGTGCCACACTATAACTATGTAGGTGATTCTATTCTGGGATTTAAGTCTCATATGGGGGCAGGTTCCATCACATCGAATGTGAAAAGTGATAAGACGCTGGTGCATGTGAAAGGAATTGATCCGGAGACAGGAGAGACATTTGATCTGGAAACTGGTCTGAAAAAATTAGGGGCAATGCTTGGAAATCATGTAGAAGTTGGCTGTAATTCTGTATTAAATCCGGGTACGGTCATTGGGTCAAACAGTAATGTCTATCCGCTTTCCCCGGTACGTGGATTTGTACCGGCAGAAAGCATCTATAAGACGGGTGGCGTGATTGTGAAGAAACACGCATAA
- a CDS encoding orotate phosphoribosyltransferase — protein MENTNTFKVQSTSSNLISLNVTPGHYATSSSHINYYIDMTNLKSRRSEAHAAAKLLATRYAATTIIDTIVCLDGTNVIGAYLADELLNTGILSANLHNTAYIISPEQHSGGQLIFRENYLSMIKGKHVLVLLATATTGKTLQTALECIEYYGGEVVGVSSIFSAADEIHGEQINTIFRTEDIPNYETHSAADCPLCKAGIPIKGIINSHGYSSL, from the coding sequence ATGGAAAACACAAATACATTTAAGGTGCAGTCTACATCCAGCAACTTAATCTCACTGAATGTAACACCTGGGCACTATGCAACATCTTCTTCCCATATTAATTACTATATTGATATGACGAACCTGAAGAGCCGTCGAAGCGAAGCACACGCTGCTGCCAAATTGCTGGCTACACGCTACGCTGCCACAACAATCATTGATACGATAGTATGTCTGGACGGTACGAATGTGATAGGTGCTTATCTTGCAGATGAACTTCTCAACACAGGTATCTTATCTGCAAACCTACACAATACCGCATATATCATTTCCCCGGAGCAGCACTCAGGCGGCCAGCTTATATTCCGTGAGAATTATCTTTCAATGATCAAAGGCAAGCATGTTCTTGTATTGTTAGCAACTGCCACAACCGGAAAAACCTTACAGACCGCGCTCGAGTGTATCGAATACTACGGCGGTGAAGTCGTTGGAGTATCTTCGATTTTCTCTGCTGCTGACGAAATCCATGGTGAGCAGATTAATACGATCTTCCGCACCGAAGATATTCCGAATTACGAGACGCACTCTGCTGCCGACTGCCCACTTTGCAAAGCCGGCATCCCAATCAAAGGTATTATCAATAGCCATGGCTATTCTTCTCTGTAG
- the ylxM gene encoding YlxM family DNA-binding protein has product MKNTLQVIQMEKFVRQSLLYDFYGELLTQTQKSIYEDIVMNDLSYSELAREYGISRQGVFDMMKRCDKKLEDFEKKLRLVEKFENAREKVAAIQTEIQALRERNENPMLDEAFADIDANLTGLLDDF; this is encoded by the coding sequence ATGAAAAATACTTTACAGGTGATTCAGATGGAGAAGTTTGTACGTCAGTCGTTGCTCTATGATTTTTATGGCGAGCTGTTGACACAGACGCAGAAAAGTATATACGAAGATATTGTGATGAATGACCTGTCCTATTCGGAGCTGGCAAGGGAATACGGAATCTCCAGACAAGGCGTGTTTGATATGATGAAGCGCTGCGACAAGAAGCTGGAGGATTTTGAGAAAAAGTTGAGATTAGTTGAGAAATTTGAGAATGCCAGAGAGAAAGTAGCTGCGATACAGACTGAGATTCAGGCATTGCGGGAACGCAATGAGAATCCAATGCTGGATGAAGCATTTGCGGATATTGATGCGAATCTCACCGGGCTGCTGGATGATTTTTAA
- the rpsP gene encoding 30S ribosomal protein S16 produces MAVKIRLRRMGYKKHPFYRVIVADSRSPRDGRFIDEIGTYDPNQEPASVKIDSDAAKKWLADGAQPTETVAKLLKQAGIEK; encoded by the coding sequence ATGGCAGTTAAAATCAGATTAAGAAGAATGGGATATAAGAAGCATCCTTTTTATAGAGTAATCGTTGCTGATTCCAGATCACCAAGAGATGGTAGATTTATCGATGAGATCGGAACATACGATCCAAATCAGGAGCCAGCATCTGTTAAGATTGACTCTGATGCAGCTAAGAAGTGGCTTGCAGATGGTGCTCAGCCTACAGAGACAGTTGCTAAGCTTTTAAAGCAGGCAGGTATCGAGAAGTAA
- a CDS encoding KH domain-containing protein, translating to MKELVELIAKSLVDYPDEVVVKETIDGDTITIELNVAGDDMGKVIGKQGRIAKSIRTVVKAAASKGDKKVIVDIK from the coding sequence ATGAAGGAATTAGTAGAACTGATTGCAAAATCCCTCGTTGATTATCCGGATGAAGTTGTTGTAAAAGAGACAATCGATGGAGATACCATAACAATCGAACTGAACGTTGCAGGAGATGATATGGGTAAGGTGATCGGCAAACAGGGCCGTATCGCTAAGTCCATTCGTACTGTTGTGAAGGCGGCTGCATCAAAGGGTGATAAAAAGGTAATTGTAGACATCAAATAA
- a CDS encoding DNA topoisomerase: MKGAATAGARDGYLENEDTIVTWCVGHLITMSYPEVYDPTLKKWSFDTIPFVPEEYKYEIIGASSKQFQVVSKLLNREDVGRIYVCTDSGREGEYIYRLVEQMAGVDKSKKDRRRVWIDSQTEEEIMRGIREAKELSAYDNLSDAAYLRAQEDYLMGINFSRALSLKYSYTVKNYLGMDRCVIAVGRVMTCVLGMIVKREREIRQFVPTPFYRVLANTEGFEAEWKTTKESAYLDSPLLYKENGFKKEESAKQLITELSADAPIELIVQKVEKKTEKKAPPMLYNLAELQNDCSRLFKISPTDTLNTVQTLYERKLVTYPRTDARVLSTAVAKEIGKNIGGLQKYEPLAQYAQLIMQQGAYKGVAKSKYVNDKQITDHYAIIPTGQGLGNLNGLNDIQRKVYDIIARRFLSIFFPAAEYEKVSLVLTRKIRTVAGEKEDGAESFFANFKRMTKPGYLLIAGMPSDKKQEEQKLTDEELAAFAALKKGDAIPVKDFNIKEGETSPPKRYSSGTLILAMENAGQLIEDEELRSQIKGSGIGTSATRDSIITKLVTNKYIALNKKTQIVTPTFLGEIIYDVCLNSIQSLLWAEMTASWEKGLSGVAEGTISKDEYTAKMNKFVCDNTNAVKQIRNQNQITRLFDRTKPFYEKAGAKKAVKKS; encoded by the coding sequence ATGAAGGGGGCTGCAACTGCCGGTGCGCGGGACGGATATTTGGAAAATGAGGATACGATCGTGACATGGTGTGTCGGGCATCTGATTACGATGAGTTATCCGGAAGTTTATGATCCTACTTTGAAAAAATGGAGTTTTGACACAATTCCGTTTGTACCGGAAGAATATAAATATGAGATTATCGGTGCGTCAAGCAAGCAGTTTCAGGTGGTAAGTAAGCTGCTAAATCGCGAGGATGTCGGACGTATCTATGTCTGTACCGACTCAGGGCGAGAGGGAGAATATATCTACCGTCTTGTGGAGCAGATGGCAGGCGTGGACAAAAGTAAAAAAGACCGGAGGCGTGTGTGGATTGATTCACAGACCGAGGAAGAGATTATGCGCGGAATCCGCGAGGCAAAAGAGCTTTCTGCCTATGATAATCTGAGTGATGCGGCATATCTGCGGGCACAGGAGGATTACCTGATGGGAATTAATTTCTCACGGGCACTGTCGCTCAAATACAGTTATACCGTGAAGAATTATCTCGGTATGGATCGTTGTGTGATTGCAGTAGGTCGTGTCATGACGTGTGTGCTGGGAATGATCGTCAAGCGTGAACGGGAAATCCGTCAGTTTGTGCCGACACCGTTCTACCGGGTGCTTGCGAACACAGAAGGCTTTGAGGCTGAGTGGAAGACTACGAAGGAATCCGCATATCTGGATTCTCCGCTTTTATATAAAGAAAATGGATTCAAAAAAGAAGAGAGTGCCAAGCAACTGATTACAGAATTGTCTGCGGATGCACCAATTGAGTTGATCGTGCAGAAAGTAGAGAAAAAAACAGAGAAAAAAGCACCGCCGATGTTATATAACTTAGCGGAGCTTCAAAATGACTGCTCTCGGTTGTTTAAGATCAGTCCGACTGATACGTTGAATACCGTGCAGACACTCTATGAGCGGAAGCTGGTAACATATCCAAGAACCGATGCCCGTGTGCTTTCCACAGCGGTTGCAAAAGAAATCGGTAAAAATATCGGTGGCTTGCAGAAATATGAACCACTTGCACAGTATGCACAGCTGATCATGCAGCAGGGGGCGTACAAGGGCGTTGCAAAGTCCAAATATGTAAATGATAAGCAGATCACGGACCACTATGCAATCATTCCGACCGGACAGGGACTTGGAAATCTGAACGGGTTAAATGATATTCAGCGGAAAGTGTATGATATTATTGCACGGCGGTTTTTGAGTATTTTCTTTCCGGCAGCAGAGTATGAGAAGGTCAGTCTGGTTCTGACAAGAAAAATTCGTACCGTAGCGGGCGAGAAAGAAGACGGCGCCGAAAGCTTTTTTGCAAATTTCAAACGGATGACAAAACCGGGGTATTTACTGATTGCGGGAATGCCATCGGACAAGAAGCAGGAAGAACAGAAACTGACGGATGAAGAACTTGCTGCGTTTGCAGCTTTGAAAAAGGGAGATGCGATTCCGGTCAAGGACTTTAACATCAAGGAAGGTGAGACTTCACCACCGAAACGGTATTCTTCCGGAACATTGATTCTGGCGATGGAAAATGCCGGACAGCTGATTGAGGATGAAGAACTCCGAAGCCAGATCAAGGGCAGCGGAATCGGCACAAGTGCTACCCGTGACAGCATCATCACGAAGCTTGTGACGAACAAGTATATTGCGTTAAATAAGAAAACGCAGATTGTGACACCGACATTTCTTGGTGAGATTATCTACGATGTGTGCTTGAATTCCATTCAGAGCCTGCTCTGGGCGGAGATGACAGCGTCGTGGGAGAAAGGACTTTCCGGCGTTGCGGAGGGAACCATTTCAAAGGATGAGTATACAGCCAAGATGAACAAATTTGTCTGTGATAATACAAATGCTGTGAAGCAGATACGAAATCAGAATCAAATTACGCGGTTGTTTGACCGGACGAAGCCTTTTTATGAGAAGGCAGGTGCGAAGAAGGCTGTGAAGAAATCATAG
- the ffh gene encoding signal recognition particle protein — protein sequence MAFDSLTDKLQNVFRKLRSKGTITEADVKEAMKEVKRALLEADVNFKVVKQFINSVSERAVGEEVLKGLNPGQMVIKIVKEEMDKLMGSETTELKLLPSNEITIIMMCGLQGAGKTTTVAKLAGKFKNKGKKPLLVACDVYRPAAIKQLEINGEKVGVPVFSMGDGHKPVNIAKAAVEHAAKNDINLVFLDTAGRLHVDEDMMNELAEIKENLDVTYTILTVDAMTGQDAVNVATSFNDKIGIDGVILTKLDGDTRGGAALSIKAVTGKPILYAGMGEKLTDLEQFYPDRMASRILGMGDVESLIEKAQSAIDEEKAKEMEEKFKKASFDFNDFLDQMEQMEKMGGMNDILKMLPGFGNKKQLQNLEIDDNAMNMPKAIILSMTKQERSHPEIINPSRKKRIADGAGVPISEVNKLIKQFEQSKKMMKQMSGMMGGKRRGGFKLPFGF from the coding sequence ATGGCGTTTGACAGTTTAACAGACAAATTGCAAAACGTATTCCGGAAGCTGAGAAGCAAAGGAACAATTACCGAAGCAGATGTAAAGGAAGCGATGAAGGAAGTAAAACGTGCGCTGTTGGAAGCGGATGTAAACTTCAAGGTCGTAAAACAGTTTATCAATTCCGTCAGTGAGCGTGCGGTCGGAGAGGAAGTCTTAAAAGGATTGAATCCCGGTCAGATGGTAATTAAAATCGTAAAAGAAGAGATGGATAAACTCATGGGATCGGAGACGACCGAGTTGAAGCTGCTTCCGTCGAATGAAATTACGATTATCATGATGTGTGGTCTGCAGGGTGCAGGTAAGACAACAACCGTTGCAAAGCTTGCAGGTAAGTTTAAGAATAAGGGGAAAAAACCATTGCTGGTTGCGTGTGACGTCTATCGTCCGGCAGCAATCAAGCAGTTGGAGATTAATGGTGAGAAAGTCGGTGTTCCGGTATTTTCGATGGGAGACGGACATAAACCGGTAAATATTGCGAAGGCTGCGGTCGAGCATGCCGCAAAAAATGACATCAATCTTGTATTTCTGGATACCGCAGGCCGTCTGCATGTCGATGAAGACATGATGAATGAGCTGGCGGAGATTAAGGAAAATCTGGATGTGACATATACAATTTTGACTGTCGATGCCATGACAGGCCAGGATGCGGTCAATGTAGCAACATCGTTCAATGATAAGATTGGAATTGATGGTGTAATCCTGACAAAGCTTGACGGCGATACCCGTGGCGGTGCCGCACTTTCCATTAAGGCTGTAACCGGAAAACCGATTCTGTATGCCGGTATGGGTGAGAAACTCACGGATCTGGAACAGTTTTATCCGGATCGTATGGCAAGTCGAATCCTTGGTATGGGTGATGTGGAAAGCTTGATCGAAAAAGCGCAGTCTGCAATCGATGAGGAAAAAGCCAAGGAGATGGAAGAGAAATTCAAGAAAGCTTCGTTTGATTTCAATGATTTTCTTGACCAGATGGAACAGATGGAAAAGATGGGCGGTATGAATGATATCCTGAAGATGCTGCCTGGATTTGGCAATAAAAAGCAGCTCCAGAATCTGGAGATAGATGACAATGCAATGAACATGCCGAAGGCAATCATATTGTCGATGACAAAGCAGGAACGCTCGCATCCGGAGATTATCAATCCGAGCCGGAAGAAGCGAATTGCAGATGGTGCAGGAGTTCCGATCAGCGAAGTCAATAAGCTGATCAAACAGTTTGAACAGTCCAAGAAGATGATGAAGCAGATGTCCGGTATGATGGGTGGCAAGCGCCGCGGCGGATTCAAGCTTCCGTTTGGATTTTAA
- the rimM gene encoding ribosome maturation factor RimM (Essential for efficient processing of 16S rRNA) has product MNEDMFRIGVITSTHGLKGEVKVFPTTDDPTRFKKLKKCFIRTKSGDVPVEKKSCKFFKNMVILSFSEFNDINEIEKYKGCELYVTREDAVPLEEDEFYIADVIDSEVFKDNGEKLGTLVDVMQTGANDVFVVKMENDKEVLLPVIKDCVLDINVEEKKVIVHMLNGLLD; this is encoded by the coding sequence ATGAACGAAGATATGTTTCGGATTGGCGTGATTACATCGACACATGGATTGAAAGGCGAAGTCAAGGTATTTCCGACGACAGACGATCCGACACGGTTTAAGAAACTGAAAAAATGTTTTATCCGTACAAAAAGTGGCGATGTACCAGTAGAGAAAAAATCATGCAAGTTCTTTAAGAATATGGTGATTCTTTCTTTTTCGGAATTTAATGATATAAATGAGATAGAAAAATATAAGGGCTGTGAGTTGTATGTGACAAGAGAAGATGCAGTTCCGCTCGAGGAAGATGAGTTTTATATTGCAGATGTGATCGACTCGGAAGTATTCAAGGATAATGGTGAAAAACTTGGAACTCTGGTGGATGTTATGCAGACAGGCGCAAACGATGTATTTGTCGTGAAGATGGAAAATGACAAGGAAGTATTACTTCCGGTAATCAAAGATTGTGTGCTGGATATCAACGTAGAGGAAAAGAAAGTAATCGTTCATATGTTGAACGGATTACTGGATTAA
- the trmD gene encoding tRNA (guanosine(37)-N1)-methyltransferase TrmD: MNFHIMTLFPEMVLGGLNESITGKAIEKGLIGVNAVNIRDFAGNRYGHVDDYTYGGGAGMLMQPGPVYDAYQHVLAQIAARKEKEGTKAQDKKVRVLYMTPQGEPFKQCMAEEYAKEDDLVLLCGHYEGIDERVLEMIVTDYVSIGDFVLTGGELPAMMIVDATSRLVPGVLGSDESAVYESFYDGLLEYPQYTRPEEFMGKKVPEVLLSGHHKNIEEWRYEQSMLRTKERRPDLYEAYVEAHCEELEKRRRKKEEKERKRLRREQRAKMQTNE, translated from the coding sequence ATGAATTTTCATATTATGACATTATTTCCGGAGATGGTGCTTGGCGGTTTAAATGAGAGCATTACCGGAAAGGCAATTGAAAAAGGCCTGATTGGTGTAAATGCTGTAAATATCCGTGATTTTGCGGGAAATCGGTATGGACATGTGGATGATTATACCTATGGTGGAGGTGCCGGTATGCTGATGCAGCCGGGACCTGTGTATGATGCGTATCAGCATGTGCTTGCGCAGATTGCAGCACGCAAGGAAAAAGAAGGAACAAAAGCACAGGACAAAAAAGTACGTGTGCTTTATATGACTCCACAGGGAGAGCCATTTAAACAGTGTATGGCAGAAGAGTATGCGAAGGAAGATGACCTTGTGCTGCTGTGTGGACATTATGAAGGAATCGATGAGCGAGTGCTGGAGATGATTGTGACGGATTATGTATCTATCGGTGATTTCGTGCTGACGGGTGGTGAACTTCCTGCGATGATGATTGTCGATGCAACAAGCCGCCTTGTGCCGGGTGTTCTTGGCAGTGATGAAAGTGCTGTGTATGAAAGTTTCTATGATGGATTACTGGAATATCCGCAGTATACCCGACCGGAAGAATTTATGGGAAAGAAAGTTCCGGAGGTGCTGCTTTCGGGGCACCATAAGAACATCGAAGAGTGGCGGTATGAACAGTCGATGCTGCGGACGAAGGAACGCCGCCCGGACCTTTACGAAGCCTATGTGGAGGCACACTGCGAAGAGTTGGAAAAACGCAGACGGAAAAAGGAAGAAAAAGAACGAAAACGTCTCCGGAGAGAGCAACGTGCAAAAATGCAGACAAATGAATAA